From Mytilus edulis chromosome 9, xbMytEdul2.2, whole genome shotgun sequence, the proteins below share one genomic window:
- the LOC139487711 gene encoding heat shock 70 kDa protein 12A-like isoform X3 → MICQMRKKKKKRTKQILYKMEKGIRRLLLKFSMYHFAHQIPKLLSFCLARVVEETNFERRFTSLKGVVKTIMSQEQVTAQFRRLMIDSKRKNFQVVAAIDFGSSYTCCAFSFKSEYKKDPLDIHVVTIDESHKEPTILLLNQEGQFDSFGSKAEEKLTQLQQEDPDGANDWYLFRNFKMQLYNNKSLSKLLKFKDLGGKSMKADYVFALCIEYIYNMVVEKIFDKDSSLKDYDIRWVLTCPAMWNESARQFMLEAAEESGIDRKSITLVLEPEAAAICCKCLETDKKLKGTKGTHVFATGSRFLIVDLGGGAVDITANEVLDSGQLKEIYNASGGPWGGNMINHKIWIVIYDFFGNAVVQNFMKEHGDDYLQMIRAVEEEKKDYDFDERFYVDVPDSLLDEAKKLNADLVYDKNKDAVKMVKGRLQIEKKMVNAIFKECIDTLCKNIKDLLSKKETEDVSSLIMVGGYSSCTLLQKTLKDMFSDLKIIYPPDPETTVIKGAVIMGHMNTPIARRLARYHYGIAINSELDLVESFNGSLAEQTDTEPEFLAFIKKLDPIKVNDVIAEYDVPVSSGQEKVIIEVYASDSNVPPKVVSDAHCRKIGTIRIKMSNINDDTMLKVGMSCDGTEFKAVARDYTTGRCFAGICRFLE, encoded by the exons ttttccATGTACCACTTTGCTCATCAAATTCCAAAACTGCTAAGCTTCTGTTTAGCCAGAGTTGTAG AGGAAACTAATTTCGAAAGAAGGTTTACGTCGTTGAAAGGAGTTGTCAAGACTATAATGTCACAAGAACAAGTTACAGCACAATTCAGAAGGCTAATGATTGACAGCAAGAG GAAGAATTTTCAAGTTGTTGCCGCTATCGATTTTGGATCTAGTTATACATGCTGTGCCTTTTCATTTAAATCTGAGTACAAAAAAGATCCTTTGGATATACATGTTGTGACAATTGATGAAAGTCATAAAGAACCAACTATTCTACTGCTCAATCAGGAAGGTCAGTTTGATTCCTTCGGATCAAAAGCAGAAGAGAAATTAACACAGTTACAACAAGAGGACCCAGATGGAGCGAACGATTGGTATCTATTTCGAAATTTCAAAATGCAGCTTTATAATAATAAG AGTTTGTCGAAACTGTTGAAGTTTAAAGATTTGGGTGGAAAGTCTATGAAAGCAGATTATGTGTTTGCACTATGTATCGAGTACATATATAATATGGTAGTGGAGAAAATCTTTGACAAAGATAGTTCATTAAAAGACTACGATATCCGATGGGTATTGACCTGCCCGGCAATGTGGAATGAATCAGCCAGACAATTTATGCTCGAAGCAGCAGAAGAG AGTGGCATTGATAGAAAAAGCATTACACTAGTATTAGAGCCAGAAGCTGCTGCAATTTGTTGTAAATGTTTAGAAACAGACAAGAAATTGAAGGGAACAAAGGGAACGCATGTGTTTGCAACGGGATCAAGATTTCTCATTGTTGATCTAGGAG gtGGAGCAGTGGATATAACTGCTAATGAAGTTTTAGACTCTGGACAACTTAAAGAAATATACAACGCCTCCGGTGGTCCTTGGGGAGGTAATATGATCAATCATAAAATATGGATCGTAATCTATGATTTTTTTGGCAATGCTGTAGTCCAAAACTTCATGAAAGAACATGGAGACGATTATTTACAAATGATACGTGCAGTAGAAGAAGAGAAGAAAGATTATGACTTTGATGAACGCTTTTATGTCGATGTTCCTGATTCATTGCTTGATGAGGCAAAGAAATTGAATGCCGACCTtgtttatgacaaaaataaagaTGCCGTTAAAATGGTGAAAGGCAGATtgcaaattgaaaagaaaatggtAAACGCTATATTCAAAGAATGTATCGATACactttgtaaaaatataaaagatttgcTAAGCAAGAAGGAAACCGAAGATGTATCTAGTCTTATAATGGTTGGTGGGTACTCGTCGTGCACCTTATTACAGAAAACCCTAAAAGATATGTTTTCTGATCTAAAAATAATATATCCACCTGACCCTGAAACAACTGTAATAAAAGGGGCTGTTATAATGGGTCACATGAATACACCCATTGCAAGAAGATTAGCACGATATCACTACGGAATTGCAATCAATTCTGAACTTGACCTTGTCGAGTCTTTTAATGGATCACTTGCGGAACAAACAGATACTGAACCAGAGTTCCTTGCTTTTATTAAGAAATTAGACCCAATTAAGGTGAATGACGTTATCGCTGAGTATGATGTCCCTGTCAGTTCTGGGCAAGAGAAGGTCATAATTGAGGTATATGCATCAGACAGCAATGTTCCACCGAAAGTTGTTTCAGATGCTCACTGCAGAAAAATAGGAACAATAcgtataaaaatgtcaaacataaatGACGATACCATGCTTAAAGTCGGTATGTCCTGTGATGGAACAGAGTTTAAAGCTGTAGCGAGAGATTATACGACTGGGAGATGTTTTGCTGGAATATGTAGATTCTTAGAATGA